From Arcobacter sp. LA11, a single genomic window includes:
- the msrA gene encoding peptide-methionine (S)-S-oxide reductase MsrA yields MRKYFLLLFIGIGLLLASSMDKEIKIEKPMDKNLKAAYFAGGCFWGVEHHFEKKKGVKDAISGYMGGWVKNPGYYDVVKGKTGHVETVKVVYDPKIVTFEELTKLFFEIHDPEQRDGQGPDIGSQYLSGIFYHNEEEKNTAQGVIDILTKKGYDVATSLVEVNPFYIAEGFHQDYYARTGKTPYCHIYKKIF; encoded by the coding sequence ATGCGTAAATATTTTTTACTTCTATTTATAGGAATTGGTTTATTGCTTGCTAGTTCAATGGATAAAGAGATTAAAATAGAAAAACCTATGGATAAAAACTTAAAAGCTGCATATTTTGCAGGAGGCTGTTTTTGGGGTGTTGAACACCATTTTGAAAAGAAAAAAGGTGTAAAAGATGCAATCAGTGGATATATGGGTGGTTGGGTAAAAAATCCAGGATATTATGATGTTGTAAAAGGTAAAACAGGGCATGTAGAAACTGTAAAGGTTGTTTATGATCCAAAAATTGTAACATTTGAAGAGCTTACAAAACTATTTTTTGAAATTCATGACCCAGAACAAAGAGATGGGCAAGGTCCAGATATTGGAAGTCAATATCTTTCAGGAATTTTTTATCACAATGAAGAAGAGAAAAATACTGCACAAGGTGTAATAGATATTTTGACAAAAAAAGGTTATGACGTAGCTACGTCACTTGTAGAAGTTAATCCATTTTATATTGCAGAAGGCTTTCACCAAGACTATTATGCTAGAACGGGGAAAACACCTTATTGTCATATTTATAAAAAAATATTTTAA
- a CDS encoding NAD(P)/FAD-dependent oxidoreductase encodes MEKFDVIIIGGGPAGLVASKILVAFGKKTAIVERAKLGGDCTHSGCVPSKTLLKSAKAYYDTKNISKYGLSSNDISINTSNVLEHVRSVVAEIYSHETPEIFEEAGVNIIEGNATFINANEINVDGKIYYSNKFIIATGARADIPNITGLKDISYLTNENIFLQEAIPQSLIVIGTGAIGVEMATAFNRLGSKVTILSRSEGILKENDEELSNILLEQLQKEGIDFINNVEFVKASEDDTEKSIYIKQNGEEKKVSANEILIATGRAPNVDLDLSNANVNYDKKGIKVNEYLQTSNENIYAIGDVSTKYKFTHIAEQEAIVSASNIGLPIKKKISYENIGWCVYSDPELAQIGLRPKEADEKYKDEVKTYKFEYKNSDRGYTDVDKIGLIKVSVLNSGKIVGASILGSRAGELIHQLQLAKTFNISFDKLSKMVYLYPTYADIIKQPSKQFYINKLLNNKFLKFLKKIKSIVTGS; translated from the coding sequence ATGGAGAAGTTTGATGTAATAATTATAGGTGGAGGACCAGCTGGATTAGTTGCTTCAAAGATTTTAGTTGCTTTTGGAAAGAAAACTGCAATAGTAGAAAGAGCTAAACTTGGAGGAGATTGTACCCATAGTGGATGTGTCCCTTCAAAAACTCTTTTAAAATCTGCAAAAGCTTATTATGATACTAAAAATATTTCTAAATATGGACTTTCTTCAAATGATATATCAATAAATACTTCAAATGTATTAGAACATGTAAGAAGTGTTGTTGCAGAAATTTATTCCCATGAAACACCTGAAATATTTGAAGAAGCAGGGGTTAATATTATAGAAGGGAATGCTACTTTTATAAATGCAAATGAGATTAATGTAGATGGAAAAATATATTATTCAAATAAATTTATAATTGCTACTGGTGCAAGGGCAGATATTCCTAATATAACTGGATTAAAAGATATATCATATTTAACAAATGAAAATATATTTTTACAAGAAGCAATTCCCCAATCTTTAATTGTAATTGGAACAGGAGCCATTGGTGTTGAAATGGCAACAGCTTTTAATCGTTTAGGTTCAAAAGTAACTATTCTTTCACGAAGTGAAGGTATTTTAAAAGAGAATGATGAAGAGCTTAGTAATATTTTATTAGAACAATTGCAAAAAGAGGGTATTGATTTTATTAACAATGTAGAGTTTGTAAAAGCAAGCGAAGATGATACAGAAAAATCAATTTATATTAAACAAAATGGTGAAGAAAAAAAAGTAAGTGCAAATGAAATTTTAATTGCAACTGGACGTGCCCCAAATGTGGATTTAGACCTATCAAATGCAAATGTAAATTATGATAAGAAGGGAATAAAAGTAAATGAATACCTTCAAACATCAAATGAAAACATTTATGCAATTGGAGATGTTTCTACAAAGTATAAATTTACACATATAGCAGAACAAGAAGCTATTGTTTCTGCTTCAAATATTGGTTTGCCAATTAAGAAAAAAATCTCTTATGAAAATATTGGATGGTGTGTATATAGTGACCCTGAGTTAGCTCAAATTGGATTAAGACCAAAAGAAGCAGATGAAAAATACAAAGATGAAGTGAAAACTTATAAATTTGAATATAAAAATTCAGATAGAGGGTATACTGATGTGGACAAAATAGGGCTTATAAAAGTTAGTGTATTAAATAGCGGTAAAATTGTTGGAGCTTCTATTTTAGGATCTAGAGCTGGGGAATTAATTCATCAACTACAATTGGCTAAAACTTTTAATATCTCATTTGATAAGTTATCAAAAATGGTATATTTA
- a CDS encoding response regulator: MLNEFISNNILYLESDEKFGTKLVDLFLNNRYEISWAKNEEEAVFKYQYHKPNILICNIILEDKNIINLIQNLKKKDSKLKIVIVTNNFESENLLKCINLGISNYLEKNNFVFEKIISLIEVKNSFANDKPLNKFILGEGFVYNIDTKELLDRNKIIVPLNTQERQLIELLLKNKNNYVPYHQIQSVLGKVKDVSIDSLRTTIRIIRKKTYSDIIKNLSGYGYKINFFSGELIYQTELDEENKVKNKKLLLIEDSIEISNTLKKELKGFSLECDCSLTYNDSKKLIEENTYDYIILNLHLPDKDGIDLLNSIKSISDSRIIVLTADSDIHLKEYLYLQGVLDYVEKSRNTQYLAYTLYKTIFNIENNDSLNNVLVVDSSKLVCDHICDLLIPRNYNVTIKYSITDGLSFLKDRKVDLVIIDLDLLGESCFETLNLIKNSYKELPIILLSSVKKSSTNRDAFKNGASEVLSKPLLAEEFILKVDLWVDYHRKIHQIKSQQQLLNEYKLIVDKASIVSKTDLEGQITYVNETFCKISGYTEEELLGQSHNIVRHHDMPTEVFTEVWDTIKEKKQIWHGQIKNKRKDGSAYYVDSYVMPILNVRNEVVEYIALRNYISEKEFYNL; the protein is encoded by the coding sequence GTGTTAAACGAATTTATAAGTAATAATATTTTGTATCTAGAAAGTGATGAAAAGTTTGGAACTAAATTAGTTGATCTTTTTTTGAATAATAGATATGAAATATCTTGGGCAAAAAATGAAGAAGAAGCTGTTTTTAAGTACCAATACCATAAACCAAATATTTTAATTTGTAATATAATTTTAGAAGATAAAAATATAATAAACTTAATACAAAATTTGAAGAAAAAAGATTCTAAATTAAAAATAGTTATTGTTACAAATAATTTTGAAAGTGAAAATCTACTTAAATGTATAAATTTAGGTATTTCTAACTATTTAGAAAAGAACAATTTTGTTTTTGAAAAAATAATATCTTTAATTGAAGTTAAAAATAGTTTTGCAAATGACAAGCCATTAAATAAATTTATTTTAGGTGAGGGCTTTGTTTACAATATTGATACAAAAGAATTATTAGATAGAAATAAAATAATTGTTCCTTTGAATACTCAAGAAAGACAATTAATAGAATTATTATTGAAAAACAAAAATAACTATGTTCCTTATCATCAAATTCAAAGTGTATTAGGTAAGGTCAAAGATGTTTCTATTGATAGTTTAAGAACAACTATAAGAATTATTAGAAAAAAAACCTACTCAGATATAATAAAAAATTTAAGTGGATACGGATATAAAATAAACTTTTTTAGTGGTGAATTAATATATCAAACTGAATTAGATGAAGAAAATAAAGTTAAAAATAAAAAGTTATTGCTAATAGAAGATTCTATAGAGATAAGTAACACTTTAAAAAAAGAGTTAAAAGGTTTTAGTTTAGAATGTGATTGTAGTTTGACTTACAATGATTCAAAAAAGCTAATAGAAGAAAATACTTATGATTATATTATTTTAAATCTACATTTGCCAGATAAAGACGGAATAGATCTATTGAATAGTATAAAAAGTATTTCAGATTCGAGAATTATTGTTTTAACTGCTGATTCAGATATTCATCTAAAAGAGTACTTATATTTACAAGGTGTTTTAGACTATGTAGAAAAAAGTAGAAACACTCAATATTTAGCTTATACTTTATACAAAACAATTTTTAATATTGAAAATAATGATAGTTTAAACAATGTACTAGTTGTGGATTCTTCGAAGCTAGTTTGTGACCATATTTGTGATCTTCTTATTCCTCGTAATTATAATGTAACAATAAAATATTCAATAACTGATGGATTGTCTTTTTTAAAAGATAGAAAAGTAGATTTAGTAATAATTGATTTAGATTTATTAGGTGAAAGTTGTTTTGAAACATTAAATTTAATTAAAAACAGTTATAAAGAATTGCCTATAATTTTATTATCTTCAGTAAAAAAATCTTCTACAAATAGAGATGCTTTTAAAAATGGAGCATCGGAAGTTTTATCAAAACCTTTATTAGCAGAAGAGTTTATTTTAAAAGTGGACCTTTGGGTTGATTATCATAGAAAAATACATCAAATAAAAAGTCAACAACAATTATTAAATGAGTACAAGTTAATAGTTGATAAAGCTTCTATTGTGTCTAAAACAGATTTAGAAGGTCAAATTACTTATGTAAATGAAACTTTTTGTAAAATCTCTGGATATACAGAAGAGGAGCTTTTGGGACAGTCTCATAATATAGTAAGACATCATGATATGCCAACTGAAGTTTTTACAGAAGTTTGGGACACTATAAAAGAGAAAAAACAAATATGGCATGGGCAGATTAAAAATAAAAGAAAAGATGGTTCTGCTTATTATGTAGATAGTTATGTGATGCCAATATTAAATGTAAGAAATGAAGTAGTTGAATATATTGCCTTAAGAAATTATATTAGTGAGAAAGAGTTCTATAATTTATAA
- a CDS encoding DUF3047 domain-containing protein: MRLLLIFIFAVFTLNAQVLLKEDFNSLENWEPLLFEKIEKHSTYEIKDSVLVAKSNASASGIKFKKNYDIFKYPKLSFKWKVNNVYKKGDATRKDGDDYPIRIYVMFEYDPDKAGFFDQIKYDLAKSIYGEYPPHSTINYIWSNKIQDKNIITSAYTNRAKMIILNNSDINLNKWQTHTVDVLADYKKAFGENPPNNVTLAIMTDSDNTGESSLSYIDFIEVSNE, encoded by the coding sequence ATGCGGTTGTTGTTAATTTTTATTTTTGCTGTATTTACATTAAATGCACAAGTTTTATTAAAAGAGGACTTTAACTCTTTAGAAAATTGGGAACCTTTATTATTTGAAAAGATTGAAAAGCATTCAACTTATGAAATAAAAGATTCTGTTTTAGTTGCAAAAAGTAATGCTTCAGCTTCTGGTATAAAGTTCAAAAAAAACTATGATATTTTTAAATATCCAAAACTTTCTTTTAAATGGAAAGTAAACAATGTATATAAAAAAGGTGATGCTACAAGAAAAGATGGTGATGATTATCCTATTCGTATATATGTGATGTTTGAATATGATCCAGATAAAGCAGGTTTTTTTGATCAAATAAAATATGATTTAGCAAAGTCTATTTATGGAGAGTATCCTCCTCATAGTACTATAAATTATATTTGGTCAAATAAGATACAAGATAAGAATATAATTACAAGCGCTTATACCAATAGGGCAAAAATGATTATTTTAAATAATTCTGATATAAACTTAAACAAATGGCAAACACATACTGTGGATGTTTTAGCAGATTATAAAAAAGCTTTTGGTGAAAATCCTCCTAATAATGTTACTTTAGCAATAATGACTGATTCTGATAATACAGGAGAATCATCATTGTCTTATATAGATTTTATTGAAGTAAGTAATGAATAA
- a CDS encoding class II aldolase/adducin family protein, producing MIDEGVVKYSLKYNQTDDIAIKECKKIENVRARLFSLGLIGAYSNGIGFGNISVRYKKKNSFVITSTQTGELPKLTPSYYSFVKKVDFKKFRTYAMGPSRPSSEAITHACIYNLDPDIKAVIHIHNEKIWDYMLKNNYLSTNDTPYGTPEMVEDVKNIYKNIDPFLNNAFVMKGHFEGIVTFGKSLKDAEKTLYEIIKKLLK from the coding sequence ATGATAGATGAAGGTGTTGTAAAGTATTCATTAAAATATAATCAAACAGATGATATTGCGATAAAAGAGTGTAAAAAAATTGAAAATGTTAGAGCAAGACTCTTTTCTTTAGGCCTTATAGGAGCTTATAGTAATGGAATAGGCTTTGGTAATATATCTGTAAGATACAAAAAGAAAAACTCTTTTGTAATTACCTCTACTCAAACAGGAGAGTTACCCAAATTAACTCCTAGTTATTACTCTTTTGTTAAAAAAGTAGATTTTAAAAAATTTAGGACATATGCAATGGGACCAAGCCGTCCAAGTTCTGAAGCTATAACTCATGCTTGTATATATAATTTAGACCCAGATATAAAAGCTGTAATTCATATTCATAATGAAAAGATTTGGGATTATATGTTAAAAAACAATTATTTAAGTACAAATGATACGCCATATGGAACACCTGAGATGGTTGAAGATGTTAAAAATATTTACAAAAATATTGACCCTTTTTTAAATAATGCTTTTGTTATGAAGGGTCATTTTGAAGGAATAGTAACTTTTGGTAAATCTCTAAAAGATGCCGAAAAGACTCTTTATGAGATTATTAAAAAGTTACTAAAATAG
- the arsS gene encoding arsenosugar biosynthesis radical SAM (seleno)protein ArsS (Some members of this family are selenoproteins.) — protein sequence MGNFWEHRQVLKDKFDLIQINIGNMCNLTCTHCHIGASPKGDKNMDILTANKIIEKIEKLDIQTIEFTGGTPEMNESFLTFLTRLNKAGKNLVVRTSLTVLNDEKYKHFLEVYKKFNVKVIASLPSVFEDGTTQQRGAGVYDETIVLLKKLNDMGYGKGDLQLDLVYNPVGTYLPAPQAQLQQEYKTILKDKFDVEFNSLATIVNMPIKRFKFDLKKHNLLDEYMDTLKSKYNESTLCNVMCKRVLSIDYQGFIYDCDFNLALETRVKGYENTPFWEIDFNNFKPEISFDSHCYACTVNSGSSCHGEVIPNEKDEEASSCCSETSCSDEKVEEVSSCCVESSCSDDEAKCTEEFDAKDNAKEYYGEVLSSSEDLKTTACCTLDMIPKRVRDTLPYIVDEIKDKYYGCGSPMPLVLENQTMLDLGCGSGRDVYILSKLAGQSGFVHGIDMTENQINVAKKHQEAQTKRFEFCKVNTNFVHDYIENIDKHFEEESIDIVTSNCVINLLEDKRDILRKVFKLLKYGGEFYFSDVYSNRRLPEHIKKDKVLHGECLGGALYANDFVRFAIEAGFTEPRMVTSKEIEITDEKMKKIIGKTKFYSITYRLWKIEDLDSVCEDYGQFAIYKGGIKESELEFQLDSNHLFEINRPEHVCKNTADMLSKTRYKDYFEIIGNTDIHFGEFKGCATLANEYEKESENEKDLSCGCC from the coding sequence ATGGGTAATTTTTGGGAGCATAGGCAAGTTTTAAAAGATAAATTTGATTTAATACAAATAAATATTGGAAATATGTGTAATCTTACTTGTACTCACTGTCATATAGGAGCAAGTCCTAAGGGTGACAAAAATATGGATATATTAACTGCAAATAAAATTATTGAAAAGATTGAAAAACTTGATATACAAACTATAGAATTTACTGGTGGAACTCCAGAGATGAATGAAAGTTTTTTAACATTCCTTACAAGGTTAAATAAAGCAGGGAAAAACTTAGTTGTAAGAACTAGTTTAACAGTTTTAAATGATGAGAAATATAAACATTTTTTAGAAGTATATAAAAAATTTAATGTAAAAGTAATAGCTTCTTTACCTTCTGTTTTTGAAGATGGAACAACACAGCAAAGAGGAGCTGGTGTTTATGATGAAACAATAGTTTTACTAAAAAAACTAAATGATATGGGTTATGGTAAAGGTGATTTACAATTAGATTTAGTATATAATCCTGTTGGAACGTATCTTCCTGCTCCTCAAGCTCAATTACAACAAGAGTATAAAACAATATTAAAAGATAAGTTTGATGTTGAATTTAACTCTCTTGCTACTATAGTTAATATGCCTATCAAAAGATTTAAATTTGATTTGAAAAAACATAATCTTTTAGATGAATATATGGATACATTGAAAAGTAAATATAATGAAAGTACTTTATGTAATGTAATGTGTAAAAGAGTTTTATCTATTGATTATCAAGGTTTTATTTATGATTGTGATTTTAATCTTGCATTAGAAACTAGAGTAAAAGGATATGAAAATACTCCTTTTTGGGAAATAGATTTTAATAATTTTAAACCAGAAATTAGTTTTGATTCACACTGTTATGCCTGTACAGTTAATAGTGGAAGTTCATGTCATGGGGAAGTTATTCCCAATGAAAAAGATGAGGAGGCTAGTTCTTGTTGTTCTGAGACTTCATGTTCAGATGAAAAAGTTGAAGAAGTAAGTTCATGCTGTGTTGAGAGTTCATGTTCAGATGATGAAGCAAAATGCACAGAAGAATTTGATGCTAAGGACAATGCAAAAGAGTATTACGGAGAGGTTTTAAGCTCAAGTGAGGATTTAAAAACAACTGCCTGTTGTACTTTAGATATGATTCCCAAGCGAGTACGAGATACATTACCATATATAGTAGATGAGATAAAAGATAAGTATTATGGCTGTGGTTCTCCTATGCCTTTAGTTCTTGAAAATCAAACAATGCTTGATTTAGGGTGTGGAAGTGGAAGAGATGTTTATATTCTTTCAAAGCTTGCAGGTCAAAGCGGATTTGTACATGGTATAGATATGACTGAAAATCAAATTAATGTGGCAAAAAAACATCAAGAAGCACAAACTAAAAGATTTGAGTTTTGTAAAGTAAATACAAATTTTGTACATGATTATATAGAAAATATAGATAAACATTTTGAAGAAGAGTCTATAGATATAGTTACTTCAAATTGTGTTATTAATTTACTTGAGGATAAAAGAGATATTTTAAGAAAAGTATTTAAACTTCTAAAATACGGAGGAGAGTTTTATTTCTCTGATGTTTACTCAAATAGAAGATTACCTGAACATATTAAAAAAGATAAAGTATTACATGGAGAGTGTTTAGGTGGAGCTTTATATGCAAATGATTTTGTAAGGTTTGCTATTGAAGCTGGATTTACAGAACCTCGTATGGTTACTTCAAAAGAGATAGAAATAACAGATGAAAAGATGAAGAAAATTATAGGCAAAACTAAATTTTATTCAATTACTTATAGATTATGGAAAATAGAAGACTTAGATAGTGTTTGTGAAGATTATGGACAGTTTGCTATATATAAAGGTGGAATTAAAGAGAGTGAATTAGAGTTTCAATTAGACTCAAATCATTTGTTTGAAATAAATAGGCCTGAGCATGTATGTAAAAATACAGCGGATATGTTAAGTAAGACTAGATATAAAGATTATTTTGAAATTATTGGAAATACAGATATTCACTTTGGTGAGTTTAAGGGTTGTGCTACATTAGCCAATGAATATGAAAAAGAATCAGAAAATGAAAAGGATTTATCATGCGGTTGTTGTTAA
- the bluB gene encoding 5,6-dimethylbenzimidazole synthase, whose translation MNITEEEKKAVYKTIYNRRDTRSEFKTEDIDDEVINRILDAAHHAPSVGFMQPWDFIVVRDKKVKEQIKDGFEQANEEAKLMFKDERQKIYKSLKLEGILEAPVGICITCNRNRAGETVLGRTANLDMDLYSAVCAVQTLWIAARAENLGVGWVSIIHHDVLKEILDIPEDIVPIAYLCIGKVDYFHDKPELEKAGWTSRIPLDQLVHYDKWNKKEN comes from the coding sequence ATGAATATAACTGAAGAAGAAAAAAAAGCTGTATATAAAACTATATATAATAGAAGAGATACTAGAAGTGAATTTAAAACAGAAGATATAGATGATGAAGTGATTAATAGAATTTTAGATGCTGCCCATCATGCTCCAAGTGTTGGCTTTATGCAACCTTGGGATTTTATAGTAGTTCGTGATAAAAAGGTTAAAGAGCAAATAAAAGATGGATTTGAGCAAGCTAATGAAGAAGCAAAACTTATGTTTAAAGATGAAAGACAAAAAATTTATAAGAGTTTAAAACTAGAAGGTATTTTAGAAGCTCCTGTAGGTATTTGTATTACTTGTAATAGAAATAGAGCTGGTGAAACAGTACTTGGAAGAACTGCAAATTTAGATATGGATTTATATAGTGCAGTATGTGCGGTGCAAACTTTATGGATTGCAGCAAGGGCTGAAAATCTTGGAGTTGGTTGGGTTAGTATTATTCATCATGATGTATTAAAAGAGATATTAGATATTCCAGAGGATATAGTTCCTATAGCTTATCTTTGTATTGGAAAAGTTGATTACTTTCATGATAAACCAGAGTTAGAGAAAGCAGGGTGGACTTCACGAATACCTTTAGATCAGTTAGTTCATTATGATAAATGGAATAAGAAAGAAAACTAA
- a CDS encoding TIGR04283 family arsenosugar biosynthesis glycosyltransferase, giving the protein MNISIIIPVFNESNINLFLEKLFKHDMKNNEIIIVDGNDSSTIKLIKNEQVIKTNSIKGRANQMNKGASLASKDILLFLHADTILPKNAFDIISTILENKNIQAGAFDLSFDSNRFILSIIAKVASWRSRITKVPYGDQAIFIRKNIFEKIKGYENISLMEDVNLMQKLKKENLNIKISKQKVITSARKWENKGIIYTTLRNWILISLYYCGVNPNKLTKFYT; this is encoded by the coding sequence ATCAATATTTCAATTATTATTCCAGTATTTAATGAATCAAATATCAATTTATTTTTAGAAAAACTATTTAAACATGATATGAAAAATAATGAAATTATTATTGTAGATGGAAATGATAGTTCAACAATCAAACTTATAAAAAATGAACAAGTAATAAAAACCAACTCTATAAAAGGTAGAGCAAATCAAATGAATAAAGGTGCAAGTTTAGCATCAAAAGATATATTACTTTTTTTACATGCAGATACTATACTTCCTAAAAATGCATTTGATATTATTTCTACTATCTTAGAAAATAAAAATATCCAAGCAGGTGCTTTTGACTTAAGTTTTGATTCAAATAGATTTATCCTAAGTATTATCGCAAAAGTAGCTTCTTGGCGTTCAAGAATCACAAAAGTACCATATGGAGACCAAGCTATATTTATAAGAAAAAATATATTTGAAAAAATAAAAGGCTATGAAAACATCTCACTTATGGAAGATGTAAATTTAATGCAAAAACTAAAAAAAGAGAATCTAAATATTAAAATATCTAAACAAAAAGTAATCACAAGCGCAAGAAAATGGGAAAATAAAGGAATAATCTACACAACCCTAAGAAATTGGATTTTAATATCTTTATATTATTGTGGTGTAAATCCTAATAAACTTACAAAATTTTATACTTAG
- a CDS encoding TIGR04282 family arsenosugar biosynthesis glycosyltransferase translates to MNKNLVIMFVKEPKLGFVKTRLSKDCDEEFTLDLYKCFVRDLISTLKVSEFDFKLCAYPKLDLINKEFGDFNNFLQSHGDLGVKMQNAFQTQFENGYEKIVLIGSDTPHISNEIINESFLKLDTNDIVLGPSLDGGYYLIAFSKQKFYDEVFKNISWSTENVLEETLQKLHEKQVNLLHSLNDIDVLDDLNSFFKEYSNSFFKTSETIKFLEKRKSWRSLM, encoded by the coding sequence ATGAATAAAAATTTAGTAATCATGTTTGTAAAGGAACCTAAATTAGGTTTTGTAAAAACAAGATTATCAAAAGATTGCGATGAAGAATTCACTTTAGATTTGTATAAATGTTTTGTTCGTGATTTAATTAGCACTTTAAAAGTATCAGAGTTTGATTTTAAACTCTGTGCTTATCCTAAATTAGATTTGATAAATAAAGAGTTTGGTGATTTTAACAATTTCTTACAATCCCATGGAGATTTAGGAGTAAAAATGCAAAATGCATTTCAAACTCAATTTGAAAATGGCTATGAAAAAATTGTCTTAATAGGAAGTGATACTCCTCATATATCAAATGAAATTATAAATGAATCTTTTTTGAAACTTGATACTAATGATATTGTTTTAGGCCCTTCTTTAGATGGAGGTTATTATCTAATTGCTTTTTCTAAACAAAAATTTTATGATGAGGTATTTAAAAATATTTCTTGGAGTACAGAAAATGTATTAGAAGAGACTTTACAAAAGCTACACGAAAAACAGGTAAATTTACTTCATAGTTTGAATGACATTGATGTTTTAGATGACTTGAATAGCTTTTTTAAAGAGTATTCAAATAGTTTTTTTAAAACCTCAGAAACAATAAAATTTTTAGAAAAGAGGAAATCATGGAGAAGTTTGATGTAA